A portion of the Bosea sp. NBC_00550 genome contains these proteins:
- a CDS encoding type I secretion system permease/ATPase: MLGTQALREGDAQASPSPVSPAGEAEDPLLLCLVQLATLFERPTAASVLTAGLPVGEEGLSQEHLIRAAERVGLRADWVRFDAGAPVETDFPAIAWLQEAAPILILALEEGKVEVYSPRQGTVSTAPVEVLRAIDGGDILRFSPQLTAADPTGEHAVDVDRNWLLAALRPHWRSYLEAFFASAFVNLLALVGPLFTMNVYDRVLPNKAISTLWVLAIGAAIALLFDVLLRSARAFLVDHMARQLDIRISSLLIERIMNTTLQANTPTTGITVQRISEYEFLREFIGSNTVVYFVDFIFAFIFLGVILAISPYLAIFPVVAILGLILLGFVVQRLIAAEISRADQSSSHRQSLMVEIVAGLETIKAVRAEGIFLRRWRDITTTATNTTHRIKNYAAFAANLSYLLQNLVTVVTIVVGAYLFDIGMITTGGIIASAMLGSRAVAPLGQIALMLSRVRQAVSAYHSLDAIMKLPDERSDKRMLVSRSIEGGNIEFRGASFTYAGQARPVLNGFNVKIRPGERVAILGRIGAGKTTVGRLLGRLYELDAGELLIDGVDIRQYHPQEIRSAINVVTHDTHVFNGSIRQNLRLSKPNASDAELLDVARLSGLADFIQSHPAGFERQVGERGQQLSSGQRQVIGLARALLSSGRIIFLDDPTSSMDTATERQFVTRLKERLHPHQTLIVTTHRNAVLALATRVIVVDGGRAVADGPVAEVLRLLNEKAGGI; the protein is encoded by the coding sequence ATGCTTGGTACCCAAGCGCTGCGGGAGGGAGATGCGCAAGCATCTCCCTCACCTGTTTCACCGGCAGGTGAGGCTGAAGACCCGCTGCTGCTTTGCCTCGTTCAGCTGGCAACGCTTTTCGAGCGCCCGACGGCGGCCTCCGTCCTGACTGCCGGCCTTCCTGTCGGCGAGGAAGGGCTCTCCCAGGAACATCTCATCCGCGCGGCTGAGCGGGTGGGCCTGCGTGCCGATTGGGTCCGCTTCGACGCCGGCGCCCCGGTTGAGACCGACTTTCCTGCGATCGCCTGGCTGCAGGAAGCGGCGCCGATCCTGATTCTCGCTCTGGAAGAGGGCAAGGTCGAGGTCTACTCGCCGCGGCAGGGGACTGTTTCGACGGCGCCCGTCGAGGTTTTGAGGGCGATCGACGGCGGCGACATCCTGCGGTTCTCGCCGCAGCTTACTGCCGCGGATCCCACCGGGGAACACGCGGTCGATGTCGATCGGAATTGGCTGCTGGCGGCGCTACGCCCGCATTGGCGCAGCTATCTCGAGGCTTTCTTCGCTTCCGCCTTCGTGAATTTGCTGGCGCTGGTCGGCCCGCTCTTCACGATGAACGTCTACGATCGCGTGCTGCCGAACAAGGCAATCTCGACGCTGTGGGTCTTGGCCATCGGTGCGGCCATCGCGCTGCTCTTCGATGTGCTGCTCCGTTCCGCGCGTGCCTTTCTGGTCGATCATATGGCCCGGCAACTCGATATCCGGATTTCGAGTCTGCTGATCGAACGGATCATGAATACGACCCTGCAGGCGAACACGCCGACCACCGGCATCACCGTTCAGCGGATCTCCGAATACGAGTTCTTGCGCGAGTTCATCGGCTCGAACACGGTCGTCTACTTCGTCGACTTCATCTTCGCCTTCATTTTCCTAGGTGTGATCCTGGCGATCAGCCCGTACCTGGCGATATTTCCGGTTGTCGCGATCCTCGGGCTCATCCTTCTCGGCTTCGTCGTCCAGCGCCTGATTGCGGCGGAGATCAGCCGAGCCGACCAATCGAGCTCACACCGGCAATCGCTAATGGTCGAGATCGTCGCCGGGCTCGAGACGATCAAGGCCGTGCGCGCCGAGGGAATTTTTCTAAGGCGCTGGCGGGACATCACGACGACGGCGACGAACACGACGCACCGGATCAAGAACTATGCGGCTTTCGCGGCGAATCTGTCGTATCTGCTGCAGAATTTGGTGACAGTCGTGACCATTGTGGTCGGCGCCTATCTGTTCGACATCGGCATGATCACGACCGGCGGAATCATCGCCTCGGCCATGCTGGGCAGCCGGGCCGTCGCTCCTCTGGGACAGATCGCCTTGATGCTGTCGCGCGTGCGCCAGGCGGTCAGCGCCTATCACAGTCTCGACGCCATCATGAAGCTGCCCGATGAGCGCAGCGACAAGCGGATGCTTGTTTCGCGCTCCATCGAGGGCGGCAATATCGAGTTTCGTGGTGCGAGCTTTACCTATGCGGGGCAGGCTCGCCCCGTCCTGAACGGATTCAATGTCAAGATCCGCCCGGGTGAGCGCGTCGCCATCCTCGGCCGCATTGGCGCCGGCAAGACGACTGTCGGCCGGCTTCTGGGGCGGCTCTACGAATTGGATGCCGGTGAACTGCTGATCGACGGCGTCGATATTCGCCAGTATCATCCGCAGGAGATCCGGTCGGCGATAAATGTCGTGACGCATGACACGCACGTCTTCAACGGAAGCATCCGGCAGAACCTGCGCCTGTCGAAGCCTAATGCCTCAGACGCCGAACTGCTTGATGTCGCTAGGCTCTCGGGGCTGGCCGATTTCATTCAGTCCCATCCGGCTGGTTTCGAGAGGCAGGTTGGCGAGCGCGGTCAGCAATTGTCGAGCGGGCAGCGGCAAGTCATCGGCCTGGCCCGCGCGCTTTTATCGTCGGGACGCATCATTTTCCTGGATGATCCGACGAGCTCCATGGATACGGCTACGGAGCGGCAGTTCGTAACGCGTCTCAAGGAGAGGCTGCATCCCCATCAAACGCTCATTGTAACAACTCATCGCAACGCGGTCCTCGCCCTGGCGACACGGGTAATCGTCGTCGATGGTGGCCGCGCCGTGGCGGATGGACCCGTGGCGGAGGTGCTGCGCCTCCTCAATGAGAAGGCCGGAGGTATCTGA
- a CDS encoding TolC family protein gives MLFGGVVVGALPILAATQSFALSLREAIATTIDSNPQIGAAIENREAIEFELRQARGLYMPRIDAEGAVGSRNLERNYTAIERLTGSRDKQGFSPVEIGVVGTWKLFDGFTTDAEVERQASRVDGASLRVLERSEFLALEVTREYFDILLQERLIGLASQNMGFLQDTVQRIRGNVSSGSLTDADLKQGEERVKAAEARAIEAKQNFNEGKVRLQRLVGKTFVKGAMPPSIAGRLPKSVESGLALAVRNNPRIHIATADIDAAHALVKKARGKMLPEVFLEGRARTGRDIDGVEGRTTDLQARAVMRMNLYNGGIDQAAIQEQTRRVAEAQHNRDQILREVREAVKLSFERRLRQSELTGVLGQQANLGDRLVLAYSDQFQVGRRSLLDVLDAQNTRYNARVLHETAAMAARFSEYRILASTGQLVSSFGLRPPKQADAYARTDAGVPPTADAETLPRYSPNKGRLGVPPPGL, from the coding sequence ATGTTGTTCGGCGGGGTTGTCGTCGGTGCCCTTCCGATCCTGGCAGCAACGCAATCCTTTGCGCTGTCCCTGCGTGAGGCTATCGCGACGACGATCGATTCGAATCCGCAGATCGGGGCTGCGATCGAGAATCGCGAGGCTATAGAATTCGAGCTGCGACAGGCTCGCGGTCTCTACATGCCGCGCATCGACGCGGAGGGGGCCGTCGGATCACGGAACCTGGAGCGCAACTACACTGCCATCGAGCGGTTGACGGGATCGCGCGACAAGCAGGGTTTTTCTCCGGTCGAGATCGGCGTCGTGGGAACCTGGAAGCTGTTCGACGGCTTCACCACGGACGCGGAAGTCGAGCGCCAGGCGTCGCGCGTTGACGGTGCCTCGCTCCGTGTTCTCGAGCGGTCCGAGTTCCTCGCTCTCGAAGTCACGCGCGAGTATTTTGACATTCTTCTGCAGGAACGGCTGATCGGACTCGCGTCGCAGAATATGGGCTTCCTGCAAGATACCGTGCAGCGTATTCGTGGCAACGTGTCCAGCGGCTCTCTCACCGACGCGGATCTGAAGCAAGGCGAAGAGCGCGTGAAGGCCGCGGAGGCGCGGGCCATCGAAGCCAAGCAGAATTTCAACGAAGGCAAGGTTCGCCTGCAGCGGCTCGTGGGCAAAACTTTTGTGAAGGGGGCGATGCCGCCGTCGATTGCGGGCCGGCTGCCGAAGTCGGTCGAAAGCGGGCTCGCGCTCGCGGTTCGCAACAATCCCCGCATCCATATCGCTACGGCCGATATCGATGCGGCGCACGCTCTGGTGAAGAAGGCACGCGGCAAGATGCTGCCAGAGGTCTTCCTCGAAGGGCGCGCCCGCACCGGCCGGGACATCGACGGCGTCGAGGGACGCACCACGGATCTCCAGGCCCGTGCGGTCATGCGCATGAACCTCTACAATGGCGGGATCGATCAGGCTGCGATTCAGGAGCAGACTCGCCGTGTCGCCGAAGCCCAGCACAATCGCGATCAGATCCTTCGCGAGGTTCGCGAAGCCGTGAAGCTTTCGTTCGAGCGGCGGCTGCGTCAGTCCGAACTGACTGGCGTGCTCGGCCAGCAGGCCAACCTCGGCGACCGGCTGGTGTTGGCCTATTCCGATCAGTTTCAGGTGGGGCGTCGTTCGCTGCTCGATGTGCTGGACGCGCAGAACACGCGCTACAACGCGAGGGTTCTGCACGAGACGGCGGCGATGGCCGCGCGTTTCTCGGAGTACCGGATCCTCGCCTCGACCGGCCAGCTGGTCTCTTCCTTCGGCTTGCGCCCGCCCAAGCAGGCGGATGCCTATGCCCGCACGGACGCCGGCGTGCCGCCGACTGCGGATGCCGAAACCTTACCGCGCTACTCGCCGAACAAGGGACGTCTCGGCGTTCCTCCGCCCGGACTCTGA
- a CDS encoding lysozyme: MSAIGLEALIGRETRKLKAYLDSVGVYTIGIFHTAAAGAPIPYRVLTITREECDAIFARDTIQYEDAVRRALKVPVADHLFDELTSVCYNIGTGGPAGSSFIKLINAGASPAQIRAAILAWKKPSEILPRRTAEADQFQTPYEVRLPKARSTDSAPIKIAA; the protein is encoded by the coding sequence ATGTCGGCGATCGGCCTGGAAGCGCTCATCGGCCGCGAGACCCGCAAGCTGAAGGCCTATCTCGACAGCGTCGGCGTCTACACGATCGGCATCTTCCACACAGCCGCCGCTGGCGCGCCCATCCCGTATCGGGTGCTGACGATCACGCGCGAGGAGTGCGATGCGATCTTCGCCCGCGACACCATCCAGTATGAGGACGCTGTCCGCCGCGCACTGAAGGTTCCAGTCGCCGACCACCTGTTCGATGAGCTGACTTCGGTGTGCTACAATATCGGGACCGGCGGGCCGGCAGGCTCGAGCTTCATCAAGCTCATCAACGCTGGCGCCAGTCCCGCCCAGATCCGCGCTGCGATCCTGGCGTGGAAGAAGCCGTCGGAGATCCTCCCCCGCCGCACGGCCGAGGCGGACCAGTTCCAGACGCCTTACGAAGTGCGCCTGCCCAAGGCGCGCTCGACCGACTCGGCGCCGATCAAGATCGCGGCTTGA